The Salvelinus alpinus chromosome 28, SLU_Salpinus.1, whole genome shotgun sequence genome includes a window with the following:
- the LOC139557237 gene encoding brain natriuretic peptide-like gives MQLSNIPLFGLILFLNLPLLSAYPVYNGLLTNDDMDVLKVLLHRLEESIPERSEVERVATEKLDDMTLEAIAMVAEDESEQQQNRLDKSAIREFLSARDLKTVRNDSTSKRYSGCFGRRLDRIGSMSSLGCNTVGKYNPKRR, from the exons ATGCAGCTCTCCAACATTCCTCTTTTTGGCCTTATCCTGTTCTTAAATCTGCCGCTGCTCAGCGCATATCCTGTCTACAATGGGTTACTGACCAATGATGACATGGATGTCTTAAAG GTACTTCTCCATCGACTTGAAGAGTCCATTCCTGAGCGGAGCGAGGTTGAGCGGGTCGCCACAGAAAAGTTGGACGACATGACTCTCGAAGCCATCGCAATGGTTGCAGAGGATGAGAGTGAGCAACAACAAAACCGACTCGACAAATCCGCAATAAGAGAGTTCCTCTCGGCTCGGGACCTGAAAACTGTCCGAAACGACTCAACATCGAAGAGATACTCGGGCTGCTTCGGGCGAAGGCTAGACCGAATCGGCTCAATGAGCTCTCTTGGATGCAACACGGTCGGCAAATACA ATCCAAAGAGAAGATGA